The proteins below are encoded in one region of Sphingobacterium sp. R2:
- a CDS encoding valine--tRNA ligase — MSIAKTYNPKEAEEKWYSYWKANGFFRSTPDEREPYTIVMPPPNVTGVLHMGHMLNNTIQDVLIRRARMQGKNACWVPGTDHASIATEAKVVAMLKEQGIDKRSLSREDFLKHAWEWKEKYGGIILKQLEKLGASCDWDRTRFTMDPELYQSVIRVFVDLYNKGLIYRGYRMVNWDPEAKTNISDEEVIYKEKNGKLYHLKYQVDGTDQYIVVATTRPETIFGDTAVCINPDDERYTWLKGKQVIVPIVGRKVNIIEDEYVDLEFGTGCLKVTPAHDVNDYALGKKHNLEFVDIFTDEAKLNDNGLHYAGMDRFKVRKEIEKELEEKGLLEKVENYTNNVGTSERTGAVIEPKISNQWFLKMEDLAKPALDNVMDDTIKFHPTKFKNIYRNWMENVTDWNISRQLWWGHQIPAYFYGEGNEEFVVAQTVEEALVLAQEKSGNATLQLTDLRQDEDVLDTWFSAWLWPISVFNGINEPENAEINYYYPTQDLVTAPDIIFFWVARMIVSGYEFRGQLPFENVYFTGIVRDKLGRKMSKSLGNSPDPIDLMNEYGADATRMGMLLTAPAGNDLPFDVELCVQGRNFANKIWNAFRLVKGWEITATPASDSDKISASWFEARLNQALVDIEENFKHYRLSDALMTTYKLVWDDFCAWYLELVKPAYGCPISGETLATVKSFFQRILTLVHPFMPFLTEELWHDELFGVKDEKDCIIVAPYPTANDFDEQLIKDFAIAQQIISEVRNIRNSKGISPKVALPLAINQQSDVNLEQYIAIITKIANLEGVTFVSEKITGAASFLAGKDECYVTLENNIDADAERERIEKELEYLKGFLVSVDKKLSNERFVQNAKPEIVENEKSKKADAEAKIKILQESLLALG, encoded by the coding sequence ATGAGCATAGCGAAAACTTATAATCCAAAAGAAGCTGAAGAAAAATGGTACAGCTATTGGAAAGCGAACGGATTTTTCCGTTCTACCCCAGACGAACGTGAACCTTACACGATTGTGATGCCTCCTCCAAACGTCACTGGGGTGTTGCACATGGGGCATATGCTAAATAATACCATTCAAGATGTTTTGATTCGCCGGGCACGTATGCAAGGAAAAAACGCCTGTTGGGTACCGGGTACGGATCACGCCTCCATTGCTACTGAAGCCAAGGTCGTCGCTATGTTGAAAGAACAAGGAATTGACAAACGATCGTTATCCCGCGAAGATTTCTTAAAGCACGCTTGGGAATGGAAAGAGAAATATGGTGGTATTATTCTGAAACAATTGGAAAAACTTGGTGCTTCCTGTGACTGGGATCGCACGCGCTTTACGATGGACCCAGAATTGTATCAATCTGTTATCCGCGTATTCGTGGATCTGTATAATAAAGGATTGATTTATCGGGGCTACCGCATGGTCAATTGGGATCCGGAAGCAAAAACAAATATTTCCGACGAAGAAGTTATTTATAAAGAGAAAAATGGTAAATTATATCACCTAAAATATCAGGTTGACGGTACTGATCAATACATTGTTGTTGCAACAACCCGTCCCGAAACAATTTTTGGTGATACAGCGGTCTGTATCAATCCCGACGATGAACGCTACACCTGGTTAAAAGGAAAGCAAGTCATTGTACCGATCGTAGGCAGAAAAGTGAACATCATTGAAGATGAATATGTAGATTTGGAGTTTGGTACCGGTTGTCTAAAAGTTACTCCAGCACACGATGTAAACGACTATGCGCTCGGCAAAAAGCACAACTTGGAATTTGTCGACATCTTTACCGATGAAGCAAAACTAAACGACAATGGCCTGCATTACGCTGGTATGGATCGTTTTAAAGTCCGGAAAGAAATTGAGAAAGAGCTTGAGGAAAAAGGGTTATTGGAAAAAGTCGAGAACTATACCAATAATGTTGGGACTTCAGAGCGAACAGGTGCGGTGATCGAGCCCAAAATCTCCAATCAGTGGTTCCTTAAAATGGAAGACCTTGCAAAACCGGCTTTGGATAATGTCATGGATGATACCATCAAATTTCATCCGACAAAATTCAAAAATATTTACCGCAATTGGATGGAGAATGTGACCGACTGGAATATCTCAAGACAATTGTGGTGGGGCCACCAAATACCGGCATATTTCTATGGCGAGGGCAACGAAGAATTTGTGGTTGCACAAACCGTTGAAGAAGCACTTGTATTAGCGCAGGAAAAATCAGGTAATGCAACGCTTCAATTGACCGATCTACGTCAAGATGAGGATGTGCTTGATACCTGGTTTTCAGCTTGGCTATGGCCAATTTCAGTCTTCAATGGTATAAACGAACCAGAAAATGCAGAAATCAACTACTATTACCCTACGCAAGATTTAGTCACTGCCCCAGACATCATTTTTTTCTGGGTAGCACGTATGATCGTTTCAGGATATGAATTCCGCGGACAATTGCCTTTTGAAAATGTTTATTTTACTGGGATTGTACGGGACAAACTCGGCCGCAAAATGTCCAAATCGCTGGGCAACTCACCTGATCCAATTGATTTGATGAACGAATACGGTGCCGATGCGACTAGAATGGGGATGTTATTGACTGCTCCGGCAGGTAATGACCTTCCATTCGATGTTGAACTCTGTGTACAAGGACGTAATTTTGCCAATAAGATCTGGAATGCTTTCCGCTTGGTTAAAGGCTGGGAAATTACAGCTACTCCGGCTTCAGATTCAGATAAGATTTCGGCATCTTGGTTCGAAGCAAGGTTAAATCAAGCTCTGGTCGATATCGAAGAAAACTTCAAACACTATCGTCTATCAGATGCATTGATGACAACCTACAAATTGGTATGGGATGACTTCTGTGCTTGGTACCTAGAATTAGTGAAACCGGCTTATGGCTGCCCTATTTCTGGCGAAACCTTAGCAACAGTAAAATCATTTTTTCAACGTATCCTCACATTGGTGCATCCTTTCATGCCTTTCCTAACAGAAGAATTGTGGCATGACGAACTGTTCGGTGTGAAAGACGAGAAAGATTGCATTATCGTAGCCCCTTATCCTACAGCGAATGATTTTGATGAGCAACTGATCAAAGATTTCGCTATCGCTCAACAGATTATTTCGGAAGTTCGGAATATTCGCAATTCTAAAGGTATCTCCCCTAAAGTTGCTTTACCGTTAGCGATCAATCAACAATCGGACGTCAACCTGGAGCAATATATTGCTATCATCACCAAGATTGCAAACTTGGAGGGTGTGACTTTTGTTTCCGAGAAAATAACTGGTGCAGCAAGTTTCCTTGCCGGCAAAGACGAATGTTATGTTACGTTGGAAAATAATATTGATGCGGATGCTGAACGTGAGCGTATCGAGAAAGAATTGGAATACCTAAAAGGTTTTCTTGTATCTGTAGACAAAAAGCTTTCCAATGAACGATTTGTGCAAAATGCTAAACCTGAAATTGTCGAAAACGAGAAAAGCAAAAAAGCGGATGCAGAAGCTAAGATTAAAATCTTGCAAGAAAGTTTACTGGCATTAGGATAA
- a CDS encoding DUF4342 domain-containing protein has protein sequence MGFKETFQINGENLLQKIKEIIAEGNVNKITISDKHGKEIMSFPVTVGAIGLILAPVFAAIGAVAALLTECTITVERNSQKDDNNNGDNSTDPPTTITVN, from the coding sequence ATGGGATTTAAAGAAACATTTCAGATTAACGGTGAAAACCTTTTGCAGAAAATCAAAGAAATTATTGCGGAGGGCAACGTAAACAAAATTACTATCTCGGACAAGCATGGAAAGGAGATCATGAGCTTTCCTGTGACAGTTGGAGCCATAGGCTTGATCTTAGCGCCTGTTTTTGCAGCGATTGGAGCAGTAGCAGCATTACTTACAGAGTGTACCATTACTGTGGAACGCAATAGCCAAAAGGACGACAACAACAACGGAGACAACAGTACGGATCCACCAACCACAATAACAGTGAACTAA
- a CDS encoding DoxX family membrane protein, which produces MKILKNILCVLFALLFIHAGLDKLFHYMPAPPMDMDMKKVFEAFNTIKWLMPLVGIIELIGGLLFIFTKTRTLGALIIFPILIGIFTHNMIFYSQQGLIIWAVLFIIWVWVVFENWGKYKKLLV; this is translated from the coding sequence ATGAAAATCTTAAAAAATATACTTTGTGTTTTGTTCGCCTTGCTATTCATTCATGCGGGTCTGGATAAACTTTTTCATTATATGCCTGCTCCACCAATGGATATGGACATGAAAAAGGTATTTGAGGCTTTTAACACTATAAAATGGCTAATGCCACTGGTTGGAATTATCGAGCTCATTGGCGGTTTACTATTTATTTTCACAAAGACACGAACGTTGGGTGCTTTGATCATCTTCCCGATTCTTATTGGGATTTTTACCCATAATATGATTTTCTATAGTCAACAGGGATTAATTATTTGGGCTGTACTTTTTATCATCTGGGTTTGGGTAGTTTTCGAAAACTGGGGAAAGTATAAAAAATTGCTTGTATGA
- a CDS encoding translocation/assembly module TamB domain-containing protein has protein sequence MNRFTRVAFKTILWIIGVIIALAILIVFLIRLPSVQNYIAGKVTQYVEGKIGTPVKIGYINIDFPKKLVLQDIYLADQSKDTLAAGKSIAVDINMLKLLKNTVEIQSIEAEGITAKIRRTLPDSSFNFDYIVKAFASQKESNPTADSSSALLFNLDKVKFDKFHIVYTDDVIGTSADVYLNSLNTNIKKFDLTQNMAFNLPKVKIDGLSATIKQWRPMVDGAAPSVEDFGITDKTAQTTTLLPDVGIQIADLTNIFVRYEDQSSLLNTKFYVKNLHADINKIDLNKEVVDIQTISLDGSDNSVLFGKVLKKANSSAKSTADTTKVNWIVSAKDIQINNTSLAYRDDNQARMKGFDYFNMKIAGMKTSLSDLYYSADSISGSLKELITSDHSGFVIKQLKGDFKYTNTGTEIKNLYAETPRTLLRDYVKVTYPSLDIVAKKPELLYVNATIKKSHVDMRDIYYFAPFLDTMQVMKPLMDKKFAIDGRVVGKLNDLNIPAIDFQTLSNTRLIASLRLRGLPEVDKMSMDLNLKKLTTGRSDIEKLVSKKMLPSGIELPNTIGLTGTFKGGMNAFNTNLSLVTEKGTAKFNGKVGMIGRDTTYDAYVSIRDFDIGKIMKMDSTLGILSFEGKIKGHGTDPKKLVANFDGKVNRMDAMGYRYQNIDMNLTADKGDIKAAVVSPDPNIQLKLNATANMKSKYPQVDFELQVDTINLKNLKLMDDEFKYQGKLVGNFSSADPNFLNGAAHITNSSIFYSGAYYSLDSISLIAKADTSRNLLLLKSDFLNAHLVGKYKILELQNAIQDILQVYYQPGKAVKVPKYEPQNIEFSAQLTRTKFIRDFLPELTAMSDITLDGMFNSQSKTILAKLDAPKIIYNGTEINNVTLDINTLDSTLYYSALINKIKVSNIELVNTVFSGKVIQNNLDFGLWIKDKKEKEQYHLGANMRVDNGAFVFSLLQDGLMLNYDKWTINPNNVLRFGSTGIQANEFILSNKGQELSISSQDSVLNSPINIAFKNFRIETLSKMLESETVELGGGINGQATISRLESSPVFVSDLVINKFYIGQDTVGNVNIKVNNEKENTYNANISITENGNNVVLNGDFVNPPQGEARLDFTLDIAPLSMQTVQAFSLGYLKDSKGNLEGQLKITGSPSTPLIKGDVKFKDAQFNIAMLNALFKAKDETIHLDERGITFPKFALEDKKGNIAKLTGSIATTTYTDFDFNLNVNTDNFEVLNSTQSDNDMFYGKMYLTSNLRIRGNLDKPIVDGTIKVLDDTDFTFVMPNDDPGMADRKGVVEFVDKRDTTRANVFAKLDSMTVTRLTGIDVDLNLQTDKDAKFKILLDAGSQDALNIQGEAELNAGIDASSKITLSGTFTVDKGSYSFSFGPVKKDFTFRKGSTITWNGDPLDAQLNITAAYTTKAPTLELVATQLGSENANLYKQRIPFNVLLKITDKLFQPQLNFDIDLDENNSVVSQDVISKVNNALTTLRENPSELNKQVFSLIVLGRFMSTNPFESLSGGGGTEAIVRNSISSFLSGQLNRLASELITGVELDFNLTSEEDYATGAGQTRTDLNIGVSKMLLNDRLKITIGSNFEVEGNTRPGETANNIAGDIQLDYQLSQDGRYFARVYRKNQYQVTLQGQYVETGIGFIINMDYNRFKEIWMSSKKLKEYYDTNSKSFRKRFDVERMETDSVYRDSVRTVIRDSLMLHSPAYRKRMEEREQEKRKQQLDSGKKSPTSNGPKSNLDTIRTTAIKNEDEERSYHAG, from the coding sequence TTGAACAGATTTACCCGAGTTGCTTTCAAAACAATCTTGTGGATTATTGGAGTAATAATTGCGCTTGCGATTCTAATTGTGTTTCTAATTCGACTACCATCGGTTCAGAATTATATTGCCGGAAAAGTAACTCAATATGTTGAAGGCAAAATCGGCACCCCCGTTAAAATAGGATACATCAATATCGATTTTCCGAAGAAACTAGTTTTACAGGATATCTATTTAGCGGACCAAAGCAAGGATACATTGGCTGCTGGAAAATCGATAGCGGTAGATATCAATATGCTGAAACTGCTAAAAAATACTGTTGAAATTCAAAGTATAGAAGCAGAAGGTATCACCGCGAAAATTCGCCGTACATTACCTGATAGTTCGTTCAACTTTGATTATATTGTCAAAGCATTTGCATCACAAAAAGAAAGCAATCCAACTGCCGACAGCAGTTCAGCACTCCTATTCAACCTCGATAAAGTAAAATTTGATAAATTTCATATTGTCTATACCGATGATGTGATTGGAACAAGCGCTGACGTATATCTCAACAGCTTAAATACCAACATCAAGAAGTTTGATCTGACACAAAATATGGCTTTCAATCTTCCCAAAGTGAAGATCGATGGTCTGAGTGCTACCATCAAACAATGGCGGCCGATGGTTGACGGCGCGGCGCCCTCTGTTGAGGACTTTGGCATTACGGATAAAACGGCTCAAACAACCACATTGCTTCCTGATGTTGGCATACAGATCGCAGACTTGACTAATATCTTCGTGCGTTATGAAGATCAGTCCAGCCTCTTGAACACCAAGTTTTATGTCAAAAATCTTCACGCAGACATTAACAAGATCGACCTGAACAAAGAAGTTGTGGATATTCAAACAATCAGCCTCGACGGTTCGGACAACAGTGTGCTCTTTGGAAAGGTTCTAAAAAAAGCAAACAGCTCAGCTAAATCTACAGCAGATACGACCAAAGTAAACTGGATTGTATCGGCCAAAGATATTCAGATCAACAATACAAGTTTAGCTTACCGCGACGACAATCAGGCGCGAATGAAGGGTTTTGATTACTTTAACATGAAGATTGCGGGTATGAAAACCAGCTTAAGTGATCTTTACTACAGTGCCGACTCAATCAGTGGATCGTTGAAAGAACTCATAACGTCAGATCACTCGGGTTTTGTGATCAAACAATTAAAGGGAGATTTTAAGTACACAAATACCGGTACTGAAATCAAAAATCTGTATGCCGAAACTCCACGTACTCTCCTACGGGATTACGTAAAAGTCACCTATCCATCATTGGATATTGTTGCCAAAAAACCGGAACTTCTCTACGTCAATGCAACCATCAAAAAGAGTCATGTCGATATGCGCGACATTTACTATTTTGCCCCTTTTTTGGATACCATGCAGGTGATGAAACCCTTGATGGACAAAAAATTTGCTATCGATGGACGTGTTGTGGGTAAGTTAAATGATCTGAATATTCCAGCAATTGATTTTCAAACCTTATCCAATACACGTCTCATTGCAAGCCTACGTTTAAGGGGGCTTCCCGAGGTGGATAAAATGTCTATGGATCTTAATTTAAAAAAATTGACTACCGGACGCTCGGATATCGAGAAGCTAGTTTCAAAAAAAATGCTGCCTAGCGGAATTGAATTGCCCAATACGATCGGACTCACCGGAACTTTTAAAGGTGGAATGAACGCCTTTAACACCAATCTTTCGCTGGTAACAGAAAAAGGAACGGCTAAGTTTAATGGTAAAGTGGGCATGATAGGTCGCGATACGACCTACGACGCTTATGTAAGTATCCGTGATTTTGACATTGGTAAGATCATGAAAATGGACAGTACCTTAGGCATACTTTCATTTGAGGGGAAAATTAAAGGTCATGGAACCGATCCTAAAAAGCTTGTAGCCAACTTTGATGGTAAAGTAAACCGAATGGACGCCATGGGTTATCGGTATCAGAACATCGACATGAACCTGACCGCAGACAAAGGAGATATTAAAGCCGCTGTGGTTAGCCCTGATCCAAATATTCAATTGAAGTTAAATGCAACAGCGAATATGAAGTCTAAGTATCCACAGGTGGATTTTGAGCTTCAGGTAGATACCATTAATCTTAAAAATTTAAAGTTGATGGACGATGAGTTCAAATACCAGGGTAAACTCGTCGGAAATTTCAGTTCAGCCGATCCAAATTTTTTAAATGGTGCAGCACATATTACCAATTCCTCCATCTTTTACAGTGGTGCATATTATTCTTTAGACAGCATTTCGCTTATAGCAAAAGCCGATACCAGCCGTAATTTATTGCTATTAAAATCTGACTTTTTAAATGCTCATCTAGTTGGTAAATATAAAATTCTGGAATTGCAGAATGCTATTCAAGATATCCTACAGGTATACTACCAGCCGGGAAAAGCTGTTAAAGTGCCAAAATACGAGCCGCAGAACATTGAGTTTTCAGCCCAGCTGACCCGAACGAAGTTCATTAGAGATTTCTTACCAGAACTGACAGCAATGTCGGATATCACTTTGGATGGTATGTTCAACAGCCAATCAAAAACGATTCTCGCCAAGCTGGATGCACCGAAAATAATCTATAATGGCACTGAAATAAATAACGTTACCTTAGATATCAATACACTCGACAGTACACTATATTACTCGGCATTGATCAATAAAATTAAGGTAAGCAATATTGAACTAGTGAATACCGTATTCAGTGGTAAAGTCATCCAAAACAATCTGGATTTTGGCCTCTGGATAAAAGATAAGAAAGAGAAAGAACAGTATCATCTTGGCGCAAATATGCGTGTTGATAATGGGGCATTTGTTTTTAGCCTGCTGCAGGATGGCTTAATGCTGAATTACGACAAATGGACAATAAATCCAAACAATGTGCTCAGATTTGGAAGTACAGGGATCCAGGCCAATGAATTTATCTTAAGCAATAAGGGACAAGAGCTTAGTATATCTTCACAAGATAGTGTCCTTAATTCACCGATAAACATAGCGTTCAAGAATTTCCGGATTGAGACATTAAGTAAAATGCTGGAGAGCGAAACAGTAGAGCTCGGGGGTGGAATTAATGGTCAGGCGACCATATCACGTCTGGAGAGCAGCCCTGTATTTGTATCGGATCTTGTTATCAATAAATTTTACATCGGACAGGATACCGTTGGGAATGTCAATATTAAGGTTAACAATGAGAAAGAAAATACGTACAATGCCAATATAAGCATTACCGAGAATGGCAACAACGTTGTCTTAAATGGTGATTTTGTGAATCCTCCTCAGGGAGAAGCTCGCTTAGATTTCACTTTAGATATTGCGCCGCTTTCCATGCAGACCGTGCAAGCATTCAGCCTCGGATATCTTAAAGATTCGAAAGGAAATCTTGAAGGCCAATTGAAAATAACAGGATCACCATCTACACCGCTCATTAAGGGCGATGTTAAATTTAAAGATGCACAATTTAATATTGCCATGCTAAATGCACTCTTTAAAGCCAAAGATGAAACAATTCATTTAGATGAGCGGGGCATCACCTTTCCCAAATTTGCCTTAGAAGACAAGAAGGGAAATATTGCCAAGCTGACAGGATCCATAGCCACGACAACGTATACTGATTTTGATTTTAATCTCAACGTCAATACGGACAATTTTGAAGTGCTCAATTCAACACAAAGCGATAATGACATGTTCTATGGTAAAATGTATCTTACTTCGAATCTGCGTATTCGCGGAAATCTCGATAAGCCTATCGTGGACGGTACAATCAAAGTGCTGGATGATACCGATTTTACCTTTGTCATGCCAAACGATGATCCAGGGATGGCCGATCGTAAAGGAGTGGTTGAATTTGTTGATAAGCGGGATACAACAAGAGCGAATGTTTTTGCCAAATTAGATTCCATGACTGTCACCCGTTTAACGGGGATCGATGTGGACCTCAACCTTCAAACAGATAAGGATGCTAAATTTAAAATCCTTTTGGATGCCGGTTCACAGGATGCCCTGAATATACAGGGAGAAGCCGAGCTGAATGCAGGTATCGATGCCAGTAGCAAAATAACTTTGTCTGGAACCTTTACCGTTGACAAAGGAAGCTATTCATTTAGTTTTGGCCCTGTGAAGAAAGATTTTACGTTCCGCAAAGGAAGCACCATTACCTGGAATGGCGATCCATTGGATGCCCAGCTGAATATCACGGCAGCATATACGACCAAAGCACCGACTTTAGAGCTTGTAGCGACGCAACTCGGTTCAGAAAATGCCAATCTGTATAAGCAACGTATTCCGTTCAATGTCTTACTAAAGATTACAGACAAATTGTTTCAGCCGCAACTGAATTTTGATATTGACCTGGACGAAAACAACTCGGTTGTTTCGCAAGATGTAATCAGCAAGGTAAACAATGCATTGACGACGCTACGTGAAAATCCGTCTGAACTCAACAAGCAGGTCTTTTCATTGATTGTGTTGGGGCGCTTTATGTCGACCAATCCATTTGAGAGTCTTTCAGGTGGTGGTGGTACCGAAGCTATTGTGAGAAATAGTATCAGTTCCTTCCTGAGTGGTCAGTTGAACCGCTTGGCTTCCGAACTTATTACAGGAGTAGAACTGGATTTTAACTTAACCTCAGAAGAAGATTATGCTACAGGAGCGGGACAAACCCGTACGGACCTGAATATAGGTGTATCGAAAATGCTCTTAAATGATCGTTTAAAAATTACTATTGGTTCTAATTTTGAAGTGGAAGGAAACACGCGACCTGGAGAGACTGCCAATAATATCGCGGGAGATATCCAATTGGATTATCAGCTTTCACAAGACGGCCGTTATTTTGCACGGGTATACCGTAAGAATCAATATCAGGTCACACTACAGGGTCAATATGTAGAGACAGGCATTGGATTTATCATCAATATGGATTACAACAGGTTTAAGGAAATCTGGATGAGTTCAAAAAAACTCAAAGAGTACTATGATACGAACAGCAAGAGTTTCAGAAAACGGTTCGATGTGGAGCGCATGGAAACCGACTCAGTCTATCGTGATAGCGTTCGCACCGTCATCCGTGACAGTTTGATGCTACATAGTCCAGCATACAGAAAACGTATGGAGGAAAGAGAACAAGAGAAGCGTAAACAGCAATTGGACTCTGGCAAAAAATCACCAACAAGCAATGGTCCAAAATCAAATTTAGATACCATCAGAACAACAGCTATAAAAAATGAAGATGAGGAAAGGAGTTATCATGCGGGTTAG